From bacterium, the proteins below share one genomic window:
- a CDS encoding cupin domain-containing protein, whose product MTENDRKVYVVQIEEETKNNTNFRTTLWTGEHTQLTVMSIPVGSEIGLEVHGNVDQFLRVEAGAAELLTGESRESVEKTAELQPDTAVLIPAGTWHNVKNIGDSDLKVYSLYSPAEHAPGTIHKTKEEADAAEAGEHGEA is encoded by the coding sequence ATGACCGAGAATGATAGGAAAGTATATGTAGTACAAATTGAAGAAGAGACCAAGAATAATACAAATTTTCGCACCACGCTGTGGACCGGGGAGCATACCCAGTTGACCGTCATGTCGATTCCAGTAGGCAGTGAGATTGGGCTGGAAGTGCATGGCAATGTTGATCAGTTCTTGCGTGTAGAAGCTGGCGCCGCCGAACTACTGACAGGCGAGAGCAGAGAAAGCGTAGAGAAAACCGCCGAGCTCCAGCCCGACACAGCAGTGCTCATACCCGCAGGCACGTGGCACAATGTCAAAAACATCGGTGACAGTGACCTCAAAGTCTACTCCCTCTATAGCCCAGCCGAGCATGCACCAGGCACGATACACAAGACTAAGGAAGAAGCAGATGCCGCCGAAGCGGGCGAGCACGGCGAGGCTTAG
- a CDS encoding helix-turn-helix transcriptional regulator, whose protein sequence is MVESNKVKKLREKLGLSQERLARLADVSTNTIINIESGKQTNPTISTIKKIAKALNVSVDELLRK, encoded by the coding sequence ATGGTAGAGTCAAACAAAGTAAAGAAGTTACGAGAAAAGTTAGGACTATCCCAGGAAAGGCTGGCTCGGTTAGCCGATGTCTCAACTAACACGATTATCAACATCGAGTCTGGCAAACAGACAAATCCTACGATTTCAACAATAAAAAAGATAGCAAAGGCGCTCAACGTTAGTGTTGATGAACTGTTAAGGAAATAA